From the Nymphalis io chromosome 1, ilAglIoxx1.1, whole genome shotgun sequence genome, one window contains:
- the LOC126772279 gene encoding probable very-long-chain enoyl-CoA reductase art-1, translating to MEIEIVSVSGLKSLGKIHVNEDATIKDVKDTIHKSVKKSLYPDRQSLRLEAKGRSLKDESTLKSLNIDSNVKLYLQDLGPQISWKNVFLAEYAGPLFVYLWVYQRPWLLYDTDSAPGSVATIAAICWSVHYGKRLLETLFVHRFSHGTMPLRNLFKNCAYYWLFTLYIAYHINHPLFTAPCNTCVYVGLAGFTICELGNLSIHILLKNLRPPGTKVRRIPKPDGNPFSILFNYVSCPNYTYEFGSWLFFTIMTKCAPAGIFAVVGLYQMSVWALGKHRNYKKEFPDYPKGRKAILPFIL from the exons ATGGAG attGAAATCGTAAGCGTGTCTGGCTTAAAATCGTTAGGTAAAATACATGTAAACGAAGATGCTACAATTAAGGATGTAAAAGATACAATTCATAAAAGCGTAAAAAAGTCATTATATCCTGACAGACAATCACTAAGATTAGAGGCTAAAGGGCGATCACTTAAAGATGAATCCACCCTGAAATCTTTAAATATAGATAGTAAcgtgaaattatatttacaagatCTCGGACCACAAATATCTTGGAAGAACGTTTTCTTAGCAGAGTATGCTGGTCCATTATTTGTATACTTGTGGGTATACCAGCGACCCTGGCTGCTGTATGATACTGACTCTGCACCAGGCAGTGTGGCCAC tatTGCAGCAATCTGTTGGTCAGTTCACTATGGTAAACGCCTACTGGAAACATTGTTTGTTCATCGATTCTCACATGGCACAATGCCTCTTAGGAACCTGTTCAAGAATTGTGCATATTATTGGTTGTTTACACTATACATTGCATACCACATCAACCATCCCCTGTTCACAGCACCGTGCAATACATGTGTTTATGTCGGCTTAGCTGGATTTACA ATTTGCGAACTGGGTAATCTCAGCATTCATATTCTTTTGAAGAATCTTCGTCCACCAGGCACAAAAGTGAGGCGTATTCCGAAACCTGATGGAAATCCTTTCTCTATACTCTTTAATTATGTGTCCTGCCCAAATTACACATATGAATTTGGATCATGGCTCTTCTTTACAATCATGACAAAATGTGCTCCTG CTGGAATATTTGCTGTGGTTGGATTATATCAGATGTCAGTATGGGCCCTCGGCAAACATAGAAACTACAAGAAGGAATTCCCTGACTACCCCAAAGGTCGGAAAGCTATTTTGCCATTCATTCTCTAA
- the LOC126781626 gene encoding cilia- and flagella-associated protein 57, whose translation MGTNTPPNISARIFYGLRTDIQYNAHYMTDSEIIYPAGGVIVIHNHIQKKQKFIRLQDKHKPIKSIVLAPNRRWLALNEISEEGQKPIITIYDLTTYKRRKILTVPFENSTAYEFACIQFTYDSKYLVAITGEPDWYLYYYNWDKGKVESHAKAQNPSGQGIVESVQCNPSDATLVVITGPYTFRIMNVSETVWRQWGWCKAENINITSCMWLTSDRIMFGTDTGTIMIVENGELRQNFIFRAADVIEMSLKKTEAESGEGEKSSSASAEGTASETGIVETENYPVTCLVNFTKGFAYACGQGYVHMFEKETPHNWRKRNLFRISKKSYKHTREHPLWSPLDAIQHITIDPNQETLLITTLRKQLYYVKLFGQHMLQNPEISFTELGPAMHYGRINSLSMCAWKPIFMTSGEQDKSIRIWNYMTDDVELIKLYQEEIHCVSLHPTGLFAIVGFSDKLRFMVVLIDDFEVMLEFPIRNCKRAQFSTNGHLFAAVNGQVIQVFSSVSFQNVFNLKGHNGKITSLAWSAQDLTLVSCGTEGAVYEWNMSSGQRVGEVILKTNQFNACAVNSNGKTTYGVGSDGEIKEIGSNTIRRNLGLIGCALDTILLSRSDLMLFITGGEGGVTAVQLPLLDKAIFNEFHMHNKKVTGIALSYDDQTLVSVSDDSSICLWRLTNAEGRAIALDKDFAYSKEILISKKDLQEKINSINLLSTRMSELETEHTYQLRQAEAAQAEKLKEVHEGYCAAIEELKEKNEQMENEHTHEIGMIQQDIAKLRSGHERTLQALEADFNIRLISEYDRYQSLEDKTARMRKDYEQRLEDLAESKRLALRQINDMFEARLEEKDLVLQELQEQADMEKREHETIKTSIEEDADREIIEIRTAYEVQLKEEKDANVRLKGETGLMKKKLISANKEIDEFKHQVSQLKAEHKQFQKVISTLERDVADLKKEISERDGTIQDKEKRIYELKRKKQELEKYKFVLNFKITELKNQIEPLEREIKQKKLRILELEVSLETLLKQKDFRELKISQLNEKLTSAKKDFLNEANRNLTLKNTLKKIKIDLHNMTANFQDPTQLKLSVKALFQKYVEDIDFVRSRIAEDEAIREFNRQRDHLEKQVAALKMQLSKSLDGSKSDIRKIMDENCTLLAEINNLRTELKSTRMKCFQMESILGLSARYIPPTTARAKLKHVTEDREHLDEKYKQKIEEREEIIVALKEENERLLSKACCVDDKQSGDKEHDFGNMEQL comes from the exons ATGGGAACTAACACTCCTCCTAATATTTCTGCACGAATATTTTATGGCTTAAGAACAGATATTCA GTACAATGCTCACTATATGACAGATTCGGAAATTATCTATCCTGCAGGAGGTGTTATTGTGATTCACAATCACATTCAGAAAAAGCAAAAATTCATTCGACTTCAAGACAAGCACAAACCAATTAAATCTATAGTCTTAGCACCAAACAG GCGTTGGCTTGCTTTAAATGAAATATCTGAAGAGGGTCAAAAgccaataataacaatatatgatcTCACCACTTACAAGAGACGTAAAATATTAACCGTGCCTTTCGAAAATTCGACGGCTTATGAGTTCGCATGTATTCAATTTACATACGACTCAAAATATTTGGTGGCAATAACTGGCGAACCGGACtggtatttgtattattataactggGACAAGGGAAAAGTGGAGAGTCATGCCAAAGCTCAAAATCCCAGCGGCCAGGGAATCGTTGAAAgc GTGCAATGTAATCCGTCAGACGCAACGCTTGTGGTTATAACAGGTCCATACACTTTTCGTATTATGAACGTTTCTGAAACTGTATGGCGTCAGTGGGGCTGGTGTAAAGCTGAAAAT ATAAATATTACCAGCTGTATGTGGTTAACATCTGATCGTATTATGTTCGGAACGGATACCGGAACAATTATGATAGTAGAAAACGGCGAATTGcgtcaaaattttatatttcggGCGGCTGATGTTATAGAGATGTCGCTTAAAAAAACCGAAGCAGA gTCAGGTGAAGGTGAAAAATCTAGTTCAGCCAGTGCTGAAGGTACTGCCAGTGAGACCGGAATTGTCGAAACAGAAAACTACCCCGTAACGTGTTTGGTTAATTTTACAAAAg gATTCGCTTATGCGTGTGGACAAGgttatgtacatatgtttgAGAAGGAAACACCACATAATTGGCGTAAAAGGAACTTATTTCGAATTTCGAAAAAATCATACAA acataCCCGAGAGCACCCATTGTGGTCACCACTCGACGCTATTCAGCATATAACAATAGATCCTAATCAAGAAACACTTCTTATCACAACTCTCAGAAAACAACTGTACTACGTCAAATTGTTTGGACAACACATGCTTCAG AATCCAGAAATATCATTTACAGAACTGGGTCCAGCGATGCATTATGGTCGAATAAATTCTCTTTCGATGTGCGCTTGGAAACCAATATTCATGACGTCAGGTGAACAGGACAAGAGCATACGAATATGGAACTACATGACAGACGACGTggaattgattaaattataccAAGAAGAGATACATTGTGTATCTTTACATCCTACTG GGCTCTTTGCTATAGTGGGATTTTCAGATAAGTTGCGATTCATGGTGGTTCTGATCGATGACTTTGAAGTTATGCTAGAATTTCCAATTCGTAATTGTAAACGTGCACAATTTAGCACCAATGGTCATCTCTTCGCAGCCGTTAATGGTCAAGTTATACAAGTTTTTTCATCCGTTtcttttcaaaatgtttttaatttgaaaggtCATAATGGAAAG attacaAGTTTGGCGTGGTCTGCCCAAGATTTGACTTTAGTATCGTGTGGTACAGAAGGAGCTGTATATGAATGGAATATGTCTTCAGGGCAACGAGTTGGAGAAGTTATTCTTAAAACTAACCAATTTAATGCATGTGCAGTAAAtag caaTGGAAAAACTACATACGGTGTCGGAAGCGATGGAGAAATTAAAGAAATTGGATCGAACACAATCCGTAGAAATTTAGGTTTAATTGGATGCGCTTTGGATACTATCTTATTGTCACGTTCCGATTTAATGTTGTTTATAACTGGTGGTGAAGGAGGTGTCACCGCAGTACAGCTACCACTACTAGATAAAGCAATTTTCAATGAATTTCATATgcacaataaaaaagtaactggTATAGCTCTATCGTACGATGATCAAACTTTGGTGTCAGTGTCTGATGATTCATCTATATGTTTATGGAGACTGACAAACGCTGAAGGACGAGCTATAGCTCTTGATAAAGATTTTGCATAttctaaagaaattttaataagtaagaaAGATTTACAAGAAAAAATCAATAGCATAAAC ctacTAAGTACAAGAATGAGTGAATTGGAAACTGAACATACTTATCAGCTGCGTCAAGCCGAAGCTGCTCAAGCCGAGAAATTAAAAGAAGTGCATGAAGGATATTGTGCGGCTATTGAAGAACTCAAAGAGAAAAATGAG CAAATGGAAAATGAACACACTCATGAAATTGGAATGATACAACAAGATATAGCAAAATTACGATCGGGCCATGAAAGAACTCTTCAAGCCTTAGAAGCGGATTTTAATATACGACTCATAAGTGAATACGATCGATATCAG AGCCTTGAAGATAAAACAGCACGAATGAGAAAAGATTACGAACAACGATTAGAAGATCTAGCAGAAAGTAAGCGACTAGCTCTGAGGCAAATTAATGATATGTTTGAAGCGAGATTAGAAGAAAAAGATCTGGTTCTACAAgag CTACAAGAGCAAGCTGATATGGAAAAGAGAGAACATGAAACAATAAAGACATCAATTGAAGAAGATGCTGATCGCGAAATAATCGAAATAAGAACTGCGTACGAAGTGCAACTAAAGGAAGAAAAGGACGCCAACGTAAGATTAAAAGGAGAAACCGGTTTAATGAAGAAAAAACTAATATCTGCCAATAAAGAAATCGATGAATTCAAACACCAAGTATCTCAGCTTAAGG cCGAACATAAGCAGTTCCAAAAAGTGATTTCTACTCTTGAGAGGGACGTAGcagatttgaaaaaagaaatatcgGAAAGAGACGGCACTATTCAAGATAAAGAGAAGAGAATATATGAATTGAAGAGAAAAAAACAAGAACTAGAGAAATACAAATTCGTGTTGAATTTTAAGATAACCGAATTAAAAAATCAG ATAGAGCCATTAGAACGCGAAATTAAACAGAAAAAGTTACGTATTCTAGAGCTGGAAGTATCTTTAGAAACCCTTCTAAAGCAAAAAGATTTTCGCg AACTAAAGATCAGTCAGTTAAACGAGAAGCTGACGTCAGCGAAAAAGGATTTTCTAAACGAAGCCAATAGAAATTTAACATTAAAGAAtactttaaagaaaattaaaatcgatCTTCATAACATGACCGCTAATTTTCAAGATCCGACTCAATTGAAGCTTAGCGTTAAG GCactatttcaaaaatatgttgAGGACATAGACTTCGTACGCAGTCGGATCGCAGAGGATGAAGCTATAAGGGAATTCAACCGGCAACGCGATCACCTCGAGAAACAGGTGGCCGCGCTCAAAATGCAGCTTTCCAAGTCTTTAGATGGATCTAAGAGTGATATTAGAAAGATCATGGAT gaaAACTGTACATTATTAGCAGAAATAAACAACTTGCGCACGGAGCTTAAGTCTACTAGGATGAAATGCTTTCAAATGGAATCAATTCTTGGTCTCTCCGCGCGGTACATTCCCCCCACCACGGCGCGCGCTAAGCTCAAGCACGTAACTGAAGACCGAGAACACcttgatgaaaaatataaacagaaaattGAG GAAAGAGAAGAAATAATAGTTGCTCTTAAAGAAGAAAACGAACGTCTTCTCAGCAAGGCTTGTTGTGTCGATGACAAACAAAGTGGAGATAAAGAACATGATTTTGGAAATATGGAGCagttgtaa